Below is a window of Drosophila bipectinata strain 14024-0381.07 chromosome XR, DbipHiC1v2, whole genome shotgun sequence DNA.
GttgataataataaacaaattataatatataatatagtgaCATGTCTGCACTGCGATTTCTCAACGGCCACCAGTTCGAAGAACGATACCGTTCACAAATTAACAGAATCGCCAATTTCGGCTTTGATTAAAAAAGATACAGAAGCTCGAGATCCCGCAATGCAAACAAACGAAGAAAAAGTCCGAACGTCAACAATGACATAATTCAATAAACGTAAAAATCCAATAAGATGCAAAATCTAATAAGACCGAATTATgtaaacacaaacaaataagTGGCGATCGCATCATCTACTTGCTATTGCGTCACCTAATGCACTAACAGTAAATTCTAAGACGCAAACCGAGGTTTCATTCTAACCAATTCTGTAACATACAATTAGTCTTTTTCCAACGCTCTAATAAAGAATAACCAACggatataaaataaatctcCTGATTTTTTTATTCGGGCAAAGAACGACtcatgtaaatatatattatacatacatacagacataaacataaacgttagttcgcaagcacacatacatatttacgatccacaacgcaagtgcatgcGCCCGCGCATagcttaatatatatatacattccacaattccgctacggttctgagcgcacagtgttacagatcgtgttcgccgcgagcaaataaaatttacttcggttgttcggaacataatataataaatcacgaactccagcggcgccgtcacaggagcacccacttcAACCCGtagtgctattttaaagtgcaaggccctaggtattctccaggacttacagaggatccaaggagctcttcagcctatttctaaggtggatgatgccatgctacacgtgcgacatggtcagacagtcaccatgttcagcgacttcaaaaccatccacggggagcttgaggatttggacattttgcagatcagcagtgaccttcgatggactgtttcggagctcgtagcgacgatgcaggccgaaattgagcacgagacgacccttcgctcttctcgaattgctgcccactccacctttgccaacggaatgtccaccatgcaggctcggaatactcggaatgggctgaattttactcgatcttctctacaatcgtcggcagcaatcctcgtattagtaaggtggaaaagctgcaaaggttgcgatcttgccttcgggagtccgttttcgaagcagttcgttccttgaaagtctccgacgagaactatgatgttgcgctgaacttattggagaaacgatttaatagccGTCGCTTAATaattcaggcacacgtgaacgagattctgggcctcagtctgttggaaagtggctcaatagcagctcttcgaggtctttcggacaaattcaatgcccatatgcgagccttaaatAATTTGGGTTCATCAGTTCAGATCGctagctgcatcatcgtccaggttctccttcaaaggttggacccagctattCAGGGTACTATACATAGTAGATTATCCTTTATTGTTGCCAATTCGCTTCCTTCTACCTGTGCGCTATGCGggggatggtcccatataatgtctgcatgcccccgatttctatcaatgccccctgagatccGCCTTGgcgaggccaggcgactcggtctttgtcggcagtgtctgcaaacgggtcatcacatgcgtgagtgtcTTGTTGCTAATTgccgcagttgtggaaggaggcatcacagcctgctgcattttcctcccacgtcagccatagccgaggtcgccgagcctgtagcctcttcgccgtccactgctaatgcactagtttctCAAGGtcgcagcggcgatatatcagcgaacatttttgttcgtagtcgcgctggatctcTTGTTCCCTTGGAGGTACAattcattcatggcggtgtctggtattggcgaTACCGGCTATGCGACAGATGAATTCTCTGTTTATGTTCTCCTGCGTTCCCACTGCTCCGaatactcggccctggttaacgccgtcatcgccgccaatatcacggacctgcagcctaccTTCAGcttggatgtctccagttggaatattcctggcaatctttctttggctgatcctgaatttttccgtccacagcgcatcgactttctccgagcctattgtgaagcggacgaaggaggagctagattgcgatgcgcatttcgtgcaacatgttgctcagctggattccggcgcttacgctgtgaggcttccgttaaaatgcggttCTAAGTTGCTGGGAGAATcttacccccaagccgtttgacgatttctttccctcgaaaggaagctctgtcgccgtcctcaattgaaggagcaatatgctgccttcataaaggagtatttggagttgggtcacatgtctccagtccctgctgatgcgagcgtcactggccaatactttcttccacaccattgtaTTTTAAAGGAGCACAGTTCAACTTTCAGTTCATCTGTAACCACTTTTGGATATTCcctgaatgacgtgttgatgcctggcccagttattcagccaaagttactgcatattctgttaaggttccgatgccatcgggttgccattactggagatatttgcaaaatgtatcgttgcgtcaggatTTTTCCTGAagacagctatcttcagtgcaTTATTTGGCGGAATTcaacccaggatgagttacagatttttaagctggatactgtcacctatggaacgatgcctgcctcatttttagcagttcggacaatgcatcagttggcagaggaTGAACAATTAAGGTTTCCAAAAGGGgacgaaattctgcgtcgcgacttttatgtggatgatctacTTTCCGAaagcgactctatagatgaagctttTAACAtcatgcagcaaacatccgggATCTTTGCTAAAGGCCAATTTCAgctaaggaagtggtgctccaatgttgctgacgtgctggataaggtgcctgaagaagatcgggagtctttcctaaggtTCGATGATGGCAGCAATTTTACAAAGACTTTGTGTCTTGCTTTGGATCTTGCAACTGACCACTTGCTCTTTTcatttgaagggattcagtcaacctttaagcccactaggcgaatcgttctttcttcagtcgcttgGTTTAATGACCCATTAGGCCTTGTCGGTCCTGTAATTGCAAAGGCGAAGATCTTCCTCcagaagctgtgccgtgagaagttgtcctgggatgaaagtcttcctcaagtcttcctcaagcacTGCGACTGggatatgatttgtagcagctttgttagTGCGCAGTACACCGAATTCCCTAAATGGGCGCTAagatcgaaatccgaggtggagatccatggattctgtggcGCCAGCATTGAGGCATATTTGGCTTGCGTctatgtcgtgtccaagggctcaggatctgcaagctatttattCTGCTCAAAGTCCCGAGTTACTCctttaaagactgttacggtaccgaagctggagttatcgggggccgagttgttggctcgacttatgtcggaagtagcaCAGTTGAACATCTACGTTGGAAgatatttttgctggtgcgattgtGCTGTGGCTCTATCTTGTATTCgcgaagaaccctctcggtttattgttttcgtcgccaatcgggTTTCGAACATTCAGAAACTatctagagaaatggagtggcggtgcTCTTCCAATGAATTTATTGAGAATAAGTTGTGGTGTCACGGTCCTCCGGTTCTTATTGGATCCCAAGAGgagtggccaaccgcggtcttATCTGAGAGATCGACCCTGGAGTTACGCGCAAGGGTCTTgttcattcagtctccgtacgtgggtataacagcggtttctaagtacgctacTTTGTTTTTCACGGtaatacaagttttctcaacgaattcgcCATAACGGTGTCACGGCTAGCGATATCAAAATTGGAACACAGCTTTTATTGCGACTTGTGCAGCGTGTTCATTTTTGGGAAGacataaaggctcttcaaaatggaaaggaGATAGCGGTATCAAGTGCCCTGGCCTCAACCTCTCCCTTCATGAATAAATTTAGGTAGGTccgcgtagacggtcggccAAAAATTTCGAcattggattttgatagtcagcattCAATTATActagaagccatccagttacgctgGCTATAATTtttgacttccatgagcggaatttacatacgggacctcaCGCGCTGTTGTCAATCATTCGGTCCCAacattggccaattgggggcaAAAAAACGGTGACGAAGgcaatacacaaatgcatccgatgcttccggactaagcctcgatAGAGcatggctgatctcccggagcaaagagttagcggctcccaggtctttggagtcactggtgtggatttctGTGGGCCTTtttattataagccggaagggcgtaataaggctccagtaaaatgtaACGTCAGCGTTTCCATTTGgtttgctaccaaagccgtccacctggagcttgtaaaggatctgtccacaatgtcttttttacaggctttgaagcggcttatatgcacccgccgaaggccTCATCATATTTGGTCgcacaacgcaaccaactttatgggagccaaaaacgatctgaaggagctgcgccgattgttt
It encodes the following:
- the LOC138927784 gene encoding uncharacterized protein yields the protein MAVSGIGDTGYATDEFSVYVLLRSHCSEYSALVNAVIAANITDLQPTFSLDVSTVRTMHQLAEDEQLRFPKGDEILRRDFYVDDLLSESDSIDEAFNIMQQTSGIFAKGQFQLRKWCSNVADVLDKVPEEDRESFLRFDDGSNFTKTLCLALDLATDHLLFSFEGIQSTFKPTRRIVLSSVAWFNDPLGLVGPVIAKAKIFLQKLCREKLSWDESLPQVFLKHCDWDMICSSFVSAQYTEFPKWALRSKSEVEIHGFCGASIEAYLACVYVVSKGSGSASYLFCSKSRVTPLKTVTVPKLELSGAELLARLMSEVAQLNIYVGRYFCWCDCAVALSCIREEPSRFIVFVANRVSNIQKLSREMEWRCSSNEFIENKLWCHGPPVLIGSQEEWPTAVLSERSTLELRARVLFIQSPYVGITAVSKYATLFFTRVHFWEDIKALQNGKEIAVSSALASTSPFMNKFR